In Hydra vulgaris chromosome 06, alternate assembly HydraT2T_AEP, a genomic segment contains:
- the LOC136081419 gene encoding zinc finger MYM-type protein 1-like — protein MGNKVLSEIISELKKAKYYSISVDSTPDLSHVDQLTFTVRYVKDLAPVERFLQFVPIHGHGAKHLETVVLNFLQENEISISDCRGQSYDNASNMAGQYSGLQKRIKDKSESALFIPCAGHSLNLVGNSAAGCCLEAIIFFDFVQCLYNFFSASTHRWQVLLSFVGKGKKIVKQLSGTRWSAREDAVTCLHDSYDEIKKALEFLIKDISQSKETQNDAQNLITKMNTFEIVFLTIFWNDILCHFNETSKILQKENLNLDVAVRILKSLLHFIKDLRSQFENYQEKAKILLPNTDYRDSSKGTKKRSRRMAFFDGEAEELEFQGSYKFKIETYLPVIDSLTSNLEKRTSAYEKINDNFGFLVNIQTIANVELNEH, from the coding sequence ATGGGAAATAAAGTTTTGAGCGAAAtaatttctgaattaaaaaaagcaaaatactaCTCAATCAGCGTTGACTCAACTCCAGACTTGTCACATGTAGATCAATTAACTTTTACAGTTCGATATGTTAAAGACTTGGCACCAGTTGAgcgttttttgcaatttgttcCCATTCACGGGCATGGAGCTAAACATTTAGAAACagtggttttgaattttttacaagaaaatgaAATTTCAATATCTGACTGTCGTGGGCAGTCATACGATAATGCATCAAATATGGCAGGACAGTACTCAGGCCTACAAAAGAGGATTAAAGACAAAAGTGAATCAGCATTGTTTATTCCTTGTGCTGGACATTCTTTAAATCTGGTTGGCAACAGTGCAGCTGGATGTTGTTTagaagcaattattttttttgactttgttCAATGCCTCTACAACTTTTTTTCTGCATCAACTCATCGTTGGCAAGTGCTTCTGTCTTTTGTTGGCAAAggcaaaaaaattgtcaaacaGCTTTCTGGAACTCGATGGTCAGCACGTGAAGATGCTGTGACTTGTCTGCATGACAGTTATGATGAGATTAAAAAAGCACTTGAATTTTTGATCAAGGACATAAGTCAGTCAAAAGAAACTCAAAATGATGCTCAAAATCTCATCACGAAAATGAACACTTTTGAGATTGTTTTTCTGACAATTTTCTGGAATGATATTCTTTGTCATTTTAATGAAACATCGAAGATTTTAcagaaagaaaatttaaacctGGATGTTGCAGTTCGGATTCTAAAGTCATTATTGCATTTCATTAAAGATTTGAGGAGTCAATTTGAGAATTACCAGGAAAAAGCCAAAATCTTGCTTCCAAACACTGACTACAGAGATTCTTCAAAaggaacaaaaaaaagaagccGACGTATGGCCTTCTTTGATGGTGAGGCTGAAGAATTGGAATTTCAGGGaagttataaattcaaaattgaaaCATACCTTCCTGTTATTGATTCACTAAcatcaaatttagaaaaaagaacATCAGCATATGAGAAGATCAATGACAATTTCGGATTTCTAGTAAACATTCAAACAATTGCCAATGTTGAACTAAATGAACATTGA
- the LOC136081418 gene encoding uncharacterized protein LOC136081418, translating to MMIVSLKSKTGVDVANALNKIFKNSSNLRGSEGFNSYGSERPKNSSNFQERKCQKIWVDKGLEFYNKHVKALGVELYSTENQEKSCVVERWNRTMKDKMFKYFSANSTRKYIEVFDEMVNKYNNTKHTSIKMTPVQASDKKNENIKGTFEKGYTPRWTEEVFTVSQVQFTDPPTYKITNDNGEEIQGTFYEQEMQKTDQSIFRIEKVIRKLKNKSLVKWYGYPDSFNSWVDKKELISLI from the exons ATgatg attgtttcattaaaaagtaaaactggaGTTGATGTTGctaatgctttaaataaaatctttaaaaattcttcgAATTTACGTGGATCTGAAGGATTTAACTCTTATGGGTCTGAAAGACCTAAAAATTCTTCGAATTTCCAAGAAAGAAAGTGTCAAAAAATATGGGTAGATAAAGGcttagaattttataataagcaTGTTAAAGCGCTAGGTGTTGAGTTATACTCAActgaaaatcaagaaaaaagttGTGTAGTTGAACGttggaatagaacaatgaaagataaaatgtttaagtACTTTTCAGCTAATTCTACTAGAAAATATATCGAAGTTTTTGATGAAATGgtaaataaatacaacaatACAAAGcatacttcaattaaaatgacacCAGTTCAAGCTAgcgataaaaagaatgaaaatatt AAAGGAACGTTTGAAAAAGGATACACACCGAGATGGACTGAAGAAGTTTTTACAGTGTCACAAGTTCAATTCACAGATCCACCAACGTATAAAATAACTAACGATAATggtgaagaaatacaaggtactttttatgaacaagaaatgcaaaaaactgATCAAAGCATATTTAGGATTGAAAAAGTTATTCgcaaacttaaaaacaaatcattagtaaagtggtatgggtatCCTGATTCGTTCAACTCATGggttgataaaaaagaattaataagtCTGATTTAA